ACCCATGCACAGAGGGCACTGAACCCTATCATCATCTGGGGTGATCTGGGACACCATAATTTGCTGTGAAATGTAAGAACTAGCTTTGCTTTCCATTAAAGATGGCATTTGAGACATGATGAAGTTTGAGTTGTACCTATTGGGAATTTCTTAGTGGGAAAGTACTTTAAAGGTCAGACAACACTGATTCTCAGAATAAAATAAACACTAAGTGGAAACAGGCAAGCTGTTAAAAcccattttaaaatgcctggTGTAAGTAccacccagcctcttccagctaATGCAGAGGAGGGCTGTAGCTACATGGGAGAACTGAGCCATTGGTAAAATGAATGAAATTGTGGCATAGCCTTCATTGCAGTCATGGAAATTAAGAAATGCTAAAGTCACTAGCCATATAAAAGTACAATTTCTGTGCAGTTCCCAATTCTCATCTTCTTCAAAGGCTCTTTAATCTGATGCTGTTACTATTTCTAGTCTCAGGACAAGACTTCCCTCACAAATGTAGTAAGCCTGAAGTGGGGGAAGGAATATGGGGTGAATGGGAATGTGGGAGAAATCTGCAGATAGGGCCATGGGGTTCAGTTCAAATAGAATGGAGAAATTCTTCACTTGTACTGCATTGTGGTCTGGCCTTAGGAGGTAGCTCAgacagtggtgcacatctgccatTGCTAGGACATCAGCTCATGCAGCTGGCAGTTGAGGGAAATGAccaagcggggggtggggggagggggtgtgtgtggggggggggggagggggtgtgtgtgtgtgtgtgcatgtgcgctgAATGGCCTCTGGAAACTGGGGAAGCAGCTATTGCTTTGCATTTtgcaaatggaaagggagggagtaGGTATTTCCCTACCAAGGGGGCTACCTTCACCCGCATGTAAGGCCACATACTGTATGGCCACTTAATATAAAAAACATCAGAGTTCACTGGAGCCTAGAAATCCCTTCCATTATCCCTCCTAACCCTCTGAAAGTCAGACCCCATTGGAAcatatccacaagacttgtggataagggagaagtggtggacatagTATACTTGGACTTTAAAAGGCATTTGACATGATctcgcatgaccttatcaataaattagggaaatacaacctagatgggggttactataaggtgggtgcataattggctgcataaccattctcagagtaattattaatggttcacagtcatgttggaagggtacaacaagtggtgttctgcaggggtctgttttggggccagttctgttcaatatcttcatcaatgatttagatgatggcagagagagtatgattattaagtttgcagatgataccaagatgggaggggttgcaaatgctttggaggtgTGGTGGGGCGCCCAACCCCGCACAGttggccctgaggcctagtccctTACAcacgcaggccctgaggcctagtccctTACACATGCAgaccctgaggcctagtccaggctctgggaggatgaGGTagaggggcccgggccctccctctccactggtccccaacccagggccctatcagtggtgggtggttcccaccactggctcagcggggagttctccccgaaacATGCCAAGCCCGCCAGGGCTTTTCCTGTCCCCTGGCCTGGGTtgcttcctcccccagccctctggctGATGGAGATCCTACCTGTAGGCGCTGGGCTAGCGACGGCAATGACATTGGCAGGCCTGACGTCTAGGGCAGCAGTGACGGGGGCGTCAACagcggctgggcaggcagcccacagTAGTCAGCGTTGCGATCGAGCTCAGCCCGGGGACTGTAGTAGCGGAGGTGACTGGCCCGGTGGCTCTTGCTCCAGGGGTGGGTCCAGCTGGGGCTTCAGAGGCTGGGTAGGAGTTCCttcccccccaggcctgccccaactgagctgtctccctggcctttatacctggcccgcagttggagcatgcccagcactgctgcaggggccaggcctgcccagcccagcaacCCGGTTTGCTCCTCCCTTGGTCAGTGCGGGGATGGACCACCCCGTCACAGGAGGATACAGTCAAAATGGGCTTAATTGAAGGTCAAGTCTAGGCCTTCTCAAAATGGGTGGATTTTCCCCTCTGCCCTGGATTGGCTGCTATTATCATGGGCCTAGTCTTGATTTGTAAGGCCCTTAATATTTCTGCAGTGCTTGTTAAGCCAAATGTCCAGGTGCTCAGACACTTAATTATAGACGTGTGTTTTTCTAGCAGAGTTTAACAATGACTCGATTTCTTGGTTGCTCCAGAGAGACACCAGTACTTGTGCTCTGCCTGGCCTGTTATCAGCATGTTAATAGTTTTCTTCTGAGATACACTTGCTGCTAATGGAGTTGACTTCAGGTCAATGCTTTTCAAAAAGTTGAGGTTGGCAAACTGTTTACAAATGTTTTCCTAGGGGTGTGTAGTATTTTCAGTACCAGGAAGAGGCTTGAGCAGAAAACACAGCAGACAAATAGTCCTTCTCCAGCCAGGTAACTTGCACTATTAAGGCTGTTAAGTCAACATGTGGATCATCACATGGTGATGAGCCTTGTTTGGAAGCAAGACCAAACCAAATAGTGGGTGTGGATATCTGTTAGGAGAAATTTGAGGAATGCATGTGGACATAGATGTGGGTCCAGGCATGGTATGGGAATGAAGTGGTGATTAGCAAATTGTATTTCTCTAGTGTACACAAAGCCTTAAGATCTTACAGATGCCTTTCTATATGGATATTTGCAGATCATATACAAATTAGAGGAGTCTGAGATGAGAATATCATGGTACCTCCCCATTCTCATTTTGCCTGTTCTACTTTCTGACATGGTGTTTCATTGGCCCTTAATTCCATACAGTCTAGGATTATAGAGGTTGTTGGGATAGTTTTCAAATAAACCTCATATTCAGAATACATGGAACAGCTGAGATGTTAATAGCACACACTCAACTCACCAGGACAGAGTCAAGGTCAAACTTATTCTTCAAGCAAAGGAGTTAGTCTTTTTTGCTTATgacaatgtgttttttttttttactggaattCTCATTTTGATTTCTGTAGGCATATTTTGTTTCTTAAATCTTTATTAATCTACATGGTAATTTTTGGTTTATACTTCGATACTTCACAATTATTTGATATTTTCAGATGAAAAGTAATGAAACTCAGAGCACTCCCGCCAGGTAGGTAAATATTATACTAATTTTAGAGATGACTAAAGCGAGGCCCAGAGAAGTTTACATTGACTTGTCTAAAGTCACGCAGAGCCCTCTGCTGGAACATTGTGTAGGAGTCCTCATTTCAGTTCCAGTTTCTACACACTATAACATTCTCCCTTCTCAGAAGCTAATCCAATAGGTCTAACCCATCTCCCCAAGAACTCCATTAATGATTGTGCCCTTGCTCCtgaaacttttgtgcaaaagggccagtgtagacagctaagatttgttttgcgcaaaaaagcccttatcgcgaaaatggagatcggggcttctttgcacaaaagcgcgtctagattggccacagacgctcttccgcaaaagcacaaacaaaaaagcaaaagacgtgcttttctgaaaatgcttttaacggaaaacttttcctttaaaagcatttccggaaaatcatgccagtctagacgtagcccaggagttgaGGCTTTCAGAAAACACCAGACAAACAGATGGTTAATAAAGTCATAAGAGTTTGTAACACTGGAGAACAACACACCAACCAGCATGAGAGTTCATGAAGTAGGGACCAGTGGCACAGAGTAGTGGAAGGAACCATCTGTGAATGTAGTTGCAACTTCAAGGGGTCTCAAGAGTTTCTTCTAACCGGATCTTCATGAGCTGCAAAGGTGTGGGGTGTGGAAGGGGCTCACTCCCTGTACATGCTTCAGGGCCACAAAGCCCTCAGACTAGATGGGATATTTTCATGGAGTTTCCAGTCTTGCTGCTTTTTTTGTCCAATATATGTATTACATTTTCATGACTCCGTTATCACTCAGAATTCTGAATAAACTTCCTAAACTGATGTCTCACCAAGTTAAACATTCATAACACAGAAactgaatgaaaaataaatattcaacTAGTAGCCATATTAATAAAGGAGCATTTAAAATGGGAGTTTCCAAAACTGTCTAACACATTTTGATGACATTTCTAAACACCACTTCATTCTGCAGGCATGGATATGTTTGCATTGTCATGGAAACAAATCTAAAAGCAGCtcatgctggaaaaaaaaatccaagtttaAAGTgtgattgtggggggggggggggaagctagaGGGGTGATATCTTTCTGTGTGCATGTGAAATGGACATAATGTGATGCTGCTTTCTCTGGGTAGAagggtttttattattattatttagtttTTCACTGAGATTTCCATTAACCCAAGGGCTACTTTTTATACATACAAGGTTGAAAGTGATCAACATACATGTATAAACTAAACAAGTACAGAGATGTATAAACTCTTCTATCAACTGCTTTAGAAAAATAGAAAATTGCAAGACTACCTCTAATGAGAGCGGAACCTCTGTTACCCCATGAATCATATTTTTCTTTGTATGAATGTCGTTATTCATGGAAAAGTAACTAcaccagcatttaatttttgatCCAATAACACATTATTTTCTAATTTGGCTAAACCGAAACATCAAATGCCAAAGGACTAAAATGCTTTCTAACCATAGTTTCAATAGCAGCTTGATAGGTATGTAAGGCATGCAGATCATTTCCTGCCAAGGCTGAGAAACATGGGTAGGTCTGAGATAATAGTGCTAGTGTGCTTGAAGAAGAACAAAGTTGTTAATGTTGTAGTTAGTTGCATTTTGGGGTAGGGGGCTTGTGGCTTCCTTCAAACCATCCCAGGTGCTTCCTGTGGCCTGACTCTCTCAGCTCTGAACAACAGAGGGATCAATAGGAGACAGGATAGGGATTTCCAGAGCATCACAATCATCGGTAAGGAACGCTAAGTCCTAGGGAAAGAAGAGCAAAGATCAGTGTTATAAATGGGCAGTGAGGAGGCTGACAGCAGTGGAAAATATCAAGATGCTTAGGGCCTGACCcaactccactgaagccaatggcagctgGATTTGTCTAGAAGCAGATGTAATAGTAGCAATGTACATACCCTTCTGCAGAAAGAGATCATGATGGTGTAGAGGCTCCGAATCTTTTCCTTCAGAGCACTCACTTGCGGCACTCTTTGGCATGCAGGGTATGCCACAAAGTTACGGAGTTTTGCCAACACGCAATAATTCTGCAAGGCATGGAAAAAGGGATTTGTGAAACTTTGGCTGCAGTACTGGAGGGATTACACCACTGGTCAGACACTCTCGATTATTTCCCCTCATGGAAATTGACAACTCCCAACTCCATTCATACATGTTTTTAAACAACCCATgtattatgcaaaaaaaaaaatcagtatttcatAACAAGGCTGTCTGCTCCATCTTTGTTGATAGcatggcccctccccctcacaccgcTCTTCAGTTTGATAACATCACTGGCTTTTGACATACTTTTGTAGAAGACAATGCCAGCATAACCCTCTGGAGTCAATGGAATCCTATGTAGGAGAATTTGGCCTATTCCTTCAATAAGAGCATGTCAGTTTGTTATAATATACACTAACCAAGCGCTCTCTGTCATAATTTGCCTACCTCTTCACTTGACGGTAGCATAAGGGTCAAGTGGAACTGTGTTCACAGTGCTTTACTAATTTCACCACATTGCTGTAAAGTGGGTGAATAAATTATTACTGTCTCCATTTGTAAAACacggaaactgaggcactgaagtTAAATGATACTTTGCACttgcagtgagtcagtggcaaagccGGGCATAGAACAAAGGAGTTATTGGATCTTAGTCCTTCACTGACTTCATTAGATTTTGCTGCCTGCAGCAACATTTTTGTCCCCTTCCATCCTTCCCCCCCCAATTTCTTGTGAGGAAAAGATACCAAGGTGCATTCTACTGCATAGCTCCCGATCTTGAGGTGCTTGCACAAAAGAAGGACTCACACCTCCTTTGTGGGGAATGGACATGGCTTTTTTATTATGGCTGCCATTCTTTTGCCTCCTATGGAAAACTTTCAGATAGCTCAAGGCGtgacaactgattaaaaagagaAATGCAGCAGTGCAATTCTCCTCTTCAGTTCATTAGATTAGCAATGGGTATGAGCTACACATAACACACCCAGAACAAAGACAAAATGGTCTTGATTCTGCTTTTGACCCCTGAACTATTCTCATGCATTCTCATATAGATGGTACTTGCTGGTAAAATTGCATTAAAACAAATTTATATGCAAATTGTTAAAAAATGATTATTTAATCACTTCCAaaattttaaagaagaaaaatttcAGACCCCCCTCCcacaattttaaattaaaaaacataaacAATGAATGatcctgaagcaccttagagagtaaccaaaaatgtagatggtatcatgagcttttgtggtcataACCCACGTCTTCAGGTGAAACAGATAATTGTAAGTGTCATTCTACAGTGCAGCTTTTCATTGTTTCTAGTTAAACTTTCAAAAATAGCTTCAATCCATATTCCACATGTATCTCACTTGCCCTGTTTTCAGTAGCTGCTTTTAATTCACAGTTGTAAAAACAAGAGTACAGTAGTGTAAACTTACATGTATGTCCAAGTAGAGCGTGGGCAGCATCTCCACACAGGGGTCCTGTAGTAAAGAATAGAGACCATTGCAATTTTTGTCTCTAGGGAGATTTGTTTCAAAAGCAACAATCAAAGTATCAACTCaccacaggttcagtgttctgtaAACTCTTAAATGATGTCATGATTTCTTTGCTCAGAGACAGAATCCTTGAGTAGCATGTTGGAGGAGCTGAACTAGCCAACAGAAAAACAGAGAGCAGCACAGACAAACACAGCAGCATCTTCATTATGGAGAATATGTCAATAAATGCTAATGGTTACACAACGACTGATAGGTTTCGGTGGAGTCTAAGTTTGACAAGTGGACTTCCCACCTTAAATAGGCTCTTGTATCAATGAAAAGAATGTTTGGGGTTGGTCCAAACAGCGGCTCACTGCTGGTTTTAAATTTCCTGCCAACCTGGGAGCCAAAGCTgctagcacttttttttttttttttttttttttttttttttttttttttgccctggagcagggaaaggagggagtGAGGATAACCAAACAAACATAACTGGTACACTTTATCCCCTAGAGAAAACAACCTGGGAACCCTCTAAAAGAGAAAACAAGTATGTGTAATAAGCAACACAGGATTACTGTGGAGTTGcagaatcccctcctgcaaccATTTAGGCACATGCTTCCTGTTATGAACACAAGTAGTCtcttttgtgtggctgctcacaTGCATAAAGAGAAACAAGTTTCTCTAAATCTATGCCAGCAAGAGAGAGGTCATATAATGTGGTATTAGTTACAgtagaaaacaatttaaaattgcTCTAGTGGCACACATCCTCTGTTGGTCTTGGAGATGTTGCTGAGTTTGGAAGTGTGGTgcgttttgtttgtttttgttgtggtTGTCATTTCTGTTATCTGTATCTACACAGTCAATATTTTGAGATTAAAAGGAAAACATGTTTCATACCAAACCTCCCAACATTAGACTAgatttctgatcactttcttttTATGGTAAATGGATAGTGTACCTTTTTGACGTTAGTCTTTGCCTTAAGTCATGACAGTAGGAAGACACCTGATCTTTTGTGGAGATACACTCCATGTTCAAATAGATTTGCTCTGCTAACTTTTTCGAATGCTTTGGTTAGGTCTACAAAGGCAGTGTACAATGGTCAGTTTTGCTCTCTGCACTCTTCCTGGAGTTGTCAAAGGGAAAATATCATGTCTGGTTGATCTTCCAGCCTTGATTTGGGGTACACATGATTTGCCAGTTCTTGTAGGCACACTAGATGACTTTCGAGAAAGCTTTTCCTGCTATTTAGCAGCGAGATACTCTTGCATTTGTTGGTCATCCTTTTCACCATTATTTTTATACAGATGATATTTGTATCACATCTCTGTTTTAGTACCTCACACTCTTTCTAGCATTTAAATAGCAACTGAGGAAGAAAGGATAGTAGGCTATCTTTTCCGCACTGGAGGATTTGGCTAGGATGTCATCTTTTCCAGGAGCCTTGCCACTTGATAAGCAAGACCACTGATTTGCTGTCTCTTCCACGGTGGGGTCCACATCTAATTCTGGCATGACCTGTAGAGTTAGTGTTTGGTTCAGTGATTTCCTGGTGATGTTTCTTTCATACGTGTATTGCTCGGAATAGGGTTCAACCCAACAGGACAACTGCTTGCTTTTGTCTGTAATGATTTCACTGCTGTGCAATTTGAGAGGGGTAACCTTGCTGACAGTGAGACCTACAGCTTTCTTCAGGCCATCACATGTAATTTTGAGGCTGTCTGTGTCTCTGCACAGAACTTCACTAAAGTAAAAAAGCTGCTAATCCGGGAACCCCTATTCGCTCATGCTGCTGCCCTCGTTGTTCATGATGATCTACTACAAGAACTCATGGACCACCATTCAGATACTTGTCAGACACTTGTTCTCACCACCAGCATTAAGAAAATGATTGTATTAGGACAGGGAATTCCACAAGATCCTTCAATCACCTGAAAAGCAAAACAACTAGAAATA
Above is a window of Pelodiscus sinensis isolate JC-2024 chromosome 5, ASM4963464v1, whole genome shotgun sequence DNA encoding:
- the CYTL1 gene encoding cytokine-like protein 1 — protein: MKMLLCLSVLLSVFLLASSAPPTCYSRILSLSKEIMTSFKSLQNTEPVDPCVEMLPTLYLDIHNYCVLAKLRNFVAYPACQRVPQVSALKEKIRSLYTIMISFCRRDLAFLTDDCDALEIPILSPIDPSVVQS